One part of the Synechococcus sp. UW179A genome encodes these proteins:
- a CDS encoding TatD family hydrolase, which yields MSTPVLIDSHCHIVFRTFEEDLEAVAERWRGAGVKSLLHACVEPSEIPAIRSLADRFPEMRYSVGVHPLDTKHWSQDTPEVLRLAALDDSRVVAIGELGLDLFRDKNLDEQLGILRPQLDLAVELNLPVIIHCRDAAEPMLTELRARQLEGRCPDGVMHCWGGTPEEMHQFLELGLYISFSGTVTFPKAVPTHDCAQQVPQDRFLVETDCPFLAPVPRRGKRNEPAFVASVATRVAELRQQSLEQVAQDSTANARRLFRLP from the coding sequence ATGTCTACTCCTGTGTTAATCGACAGTCACTGTCACATCGTCTTTCGAACCTTTGAAGAGGATCTCGAGGCTGTTGCTGAACGCTGGCGGGGTGCGGGTGTGAAGTCGCTTCTGCATGCCTGTGTCGAGCCAAGTGAGATCCCTGCCATCCGCTCGCTGGCGGATCGATTCCCGGAGATGCGTTACTCCGTCGGTGTTCATCCACTCGATACCAAGCACTGGAGTCAGGACACACCCGAGGTGTTGCGCCTGGCAGCGCTTGATGACAGCCGGGTGGTGGCCATTGGTGAGCTCGGTCTGGATCTCTTCCGCGACAAGAATCTGGATGAACAGCTTGGGATCCTGCGGCCCCAGCTGGATCTTGCCGTGGAGCTCAATCTGCCGGTGATCATCCATTGCCGTGATGCGGCAGAGCCGATGTTGACAGAACTGCGCGCGCGACAGCTCGAAGGACGTTGTCCCGACGGCGTGATGCATTGCTGGGGCGGAACCCCAGAGGAGATGCATCAGTTTCTGGAGCTGGGGCTCTACATCAGCTTTAGCGGCACCGTGACGTTTCCCAAGGCGGTGCCGACCCATGACTGTGCGCAGCAGGTTCCCCAGGATCGATTTCTGGTCGAGACCGATTGTCCGTTCCTTGCACCAGTTCCCCGCCGTGGCAAACGCAATGAGCCTGCGTTCGTGGCTTCGGTAGCCACGCGTGTCGCTGAGCTGCGCCAGCAGTCTCTCGAGCAGGTTGCTCAAGACAGCACTGCTAATGCAAGGCGTCTGTTCCGGCTTCCCTGA
- a CDS encoding DNA-directed RNA polymerase subunit gamma, with product MTNSNLRTENHFDYVKITLASPDRVMEWGQRTLPNGQVVGEVTKPETINYRTLKPEMDGLFCEKIFGPSKDWECHCGKYKRVRHRGIVCERCGVEVTESRVRRHRMGFIKLAAPVSHVWYLKGTPSYVAILLDMPLRDVEQIVYFNCYVVLDPGDHKDLKYKQLLTEDEWLEIEDEIYAEDSEIENEPVVGIGAEALKQLLEDLTLNEVAEQLREEIASSKGQKRAKLIKRLRVIDNFIATNARPEWMVLDVIPVIPPDLRPMVQLDGGRFATSDLNDLYRRVINRNNRLARLQEILAPEIIVRNEKRMLQEAVDALIDNGRRGRTVVGANNRPLKSLSDIIEGKQGRFRQNLLGKRVDYSGRSVIVVGPKLKMHQCGLPKEMAIELFQPFVIHRLIRQNIVNNIKAAKKLIQRADDEVMQVLQEVIEGHPIMLNRAPTLHRLGIQAFEPKLVDGRAIQLHPLVCPAFNADFDGDQMAVHVPLAIEAQTEARMLMLASNNILSPATGEPIITPSQDMVLGAYYLTALQPQMSPIEFGDRSRTFSDLEDVIHAFEDKHLGLHDWVWVRFNGEVEDDDERDEPLKSETLSDGTRLEQWTYRRDRFDEEGALISRYILTTVGRVVMNHTIIDAVAAT from the coding sequence ATGACCAATAGCAACCTTCGGACCGAGAACCACTTCGATTACGTCAAGATCACACTCGCATCACCCGATCGGGTGATGGAGTGGGGTCAGCGCACCCTGCCCAATGGTCAGGTGGTTGGCGAGGTCACCAAGCCGGAGACCATTAACTACCGAACCCTCAAGCCCGAGATGGACGGGCTGTTCTGCGAAAAGATCTTTGGCCCGTCCAAGGACTGGGAATGCCACTGCGGCAAATACAAGCGGGTGCGACACCGCGGCATCGTCTGTGAGCGCTGCGGCGTTGAGGTCACTGAAAGTCGGGTGCGCAGGCACCGCATGGGCTTCATCAAGCTTGCTGCTCCTGTCTCTCATGTCTGGTACCTGAAGGGCACTCCCAGCTACGTGGCAATCCTTCTGGATATGCCTCTGCGCGATGTCGAGCAGATCGTCTACTTCAACTGTTACGTGGTGCTCGATCCAGGTGACCACAAGGATCTCAAATACAAACAGCTGCTCACCGAAGACGAGTGGCTGGAGATCGAGGATGAGATCTATGCCGAAGATTCCGAGATTGAGAACGAGCCGGTGGTCGGCATCGGGGCTGAAGCCCTCAAGCAGCTGCTTGAGGATCTCACGCTCAACGAGGTGGCTGAACAGTTGCGTGAGGAGATTGCCAGCAGCAAGGGTCAGAAGCGAGCCAAGCTGATCAAGCGCTTGCGCGTCATCGACAACTTCATCGCCACCAATGCCCGTCCGGAGTGGATGGTGCTCGATGTGATTCCGGTGATTCCTCCAGACCTGCGCCCGATGGTGCAGCTGGATGGCGGTCGTTTTGCCACCTCTGACCTCAATGACCTCTATCGAAGGGTCATCAACCGCAACAACCGGCTTGCACGTCTCCAGGAGATTCTTGCCCCGGAGATCATTGTCCGCAATGAAAAGCGGATGCTGCAGGAGGCCGTGGATGCTCTGATTGACAACGGTCGCCGCGGTCGCACCGTTGTCGGTGCCAACAACCGTCCCCTCAAGTCACTCAGCGACATCATTGAGGGCAAGCAAGGTCGCTTCCGTCAGAACCTGCTGGGCAAGCGTGTCGACTACTCCGGTCGTTCCGTGATCGTGGTGGGTCCGAAATTGAAGATGCATCAGTGCGGTCTGCCCAAGGAGATGGCGATCGAGCTATTCCAGCCGTTCGTGATTCATCGCCTGATCCGTCAGAACATCGTTAACAACATCAAGGCTGCCAAGAAGCTCATCCAGCGAGCTGATGATGAGGTGATGCAGGTCCTTCAGGAGGTGATCGAGGGGCATCCGATCATGCTCAATCGTGCACCGACTCTGCACCGACTCGGCATTCAGGCTTTTGAGCCGAAACTGGTTGATGGCCGGGCCATTCAGCTCCATCCCCTCGTCTGTCCTGCGTTCAACGCCGACTTCGACGGTGACCAGATGGCCGTTCATGTGCCTCTGGCGATCGAAGCCCAGACCGAGGCACGCATGCTGATGCTGGCCAGCAACAACATTCTCTCCCCGGCCACCGGCGAACCGATCATCACGCCGTCGCAAGACATGGTGTTGGGTGCCTACTACCTGACGGCGCTTCAGCCGCAAATGAGCCCAATTGAATTTGGGGATCGCAGCCGCACTTTCTCTGATCTGGAGGACGTGATTCATGCCTTCGAGGACAAACACCTCGGACTACACGATTGGGTCTGGGTTCGCTTCAACGGTGAGGTCGAGGACGACGACGAACGCGACGAGCCCCTGAAGAGTGAAACTCTGTCCGATGGCACACGGCTCGAGCAATGGACCTACCGTCGCGACCGTTTTGATGAGGAGGGCGCCCTGATCAGCCGCTACATCCTCACGACTGTGGGCCGTGTGGTGATGAATCACACCATCATTGATGCAGTGGCAGCCACCTGA
- a CDS encoding DNA-directed RNA polymerase subunit beta', giving the protein MTSTPSKSRKSSKSSKSSKAAKAAKAAAAAALAARALAKTPPPFRNRVVDKKGLKQLVAWAYKHHGTAATSAMADQLKDLGFKYATQAAVSISVDDLKVPEAKQDLLGEAEELITATEESYRLGVITEVERHTKVIDTWTETNERLVDAVKKNFNQNDPLNSVWMMANSGARGNMSQVRQLVGMRGLMANPQGEIIDLPIRTNFREGLTVTEYVISSYGARKGLVDTALRTADSGYLTRRLVDVAQDVIVREDDCGTTRLIVVKAENGKFGNRLVGRLTADQVVSAEGEVLAERNTEIDPPLSQRIQKAGVEAVSVRSPLTCEANRSVCRKCYGWALAHNELVDLGEAVGIIAAQSIGEPGTQLTMRTFHTGGVSTAESGVVRSKVEGSVEFGAKARVRPYRTPHGVDAQQAEADFKLTINPSGKGKAQKIEITSGSLLFVDNGQEIAADVTVAQIAAGAVKKSVEKATKDVICDLAGQVSYDPTIQPREVTDRQGNITHKAQRLGRMWVLAGDVYNLPPNAQPVVTAGAQVTEAQVLAEASQASEYGGAVRLREALGDSREVQIVTTSMTLRDFKLQGESTHAGEIWNLEAKDGTRYRLNTIPGSKIGSGEVVAELNDDRFRTQTGGLVRFAPGLAIKKARSAKNGYEVNKGGTLLWIPQETHEINKDISLLMITDGQWIEAGTEVVKDIFSQTAGIVTVTQKNDILREIIVRSGSFHLCTEKKALERFTGDGVMVNPGEPIAKGISTDSMVFVQTVETPEGSGLLLRPVEEYTIPNEAQLPDLGHVKQPNGPHLGLKATQRLSFKDNELVKSVEGVELLRTQLMLETFDTTPQMTVDVERVPDRRAKTIERLQLVILESILVRRDTISDSSHGSTHTELQIEDGQSIKAGDVVATTQILCKQEGVAQMPEATDSEPVRRLIVERAEDTVTIDTPSKPVVTVGQRIVDGDLLAESQPADCCGEVERVDAKAVTLRLGRPYMISPDSLLHVRDGDLVQRGDGLALLVFERQKTGDIVQGLPRIEELLEARRPRESAILCKKPGTVEIKQGEDDETTVVTVIETDDAIGEYPILLGRNVMVNDGQQVTAGELLTDGPINPHELLECFFEDLRSRKPLMDAAQEAIANLQHRLVTEVQNVYKSQGVSIDDKHIEVIVRQMTSKVRVEDAGDTTLLPGELIELRQVEDTNQAMSITGGAPAEFTPVLLGITKASLNTDSFISAASFQETTRVLTEAAIEGKSDWLRGLKENVIIGRLIPAGTGFSGFEEELRAEAGPHPDILAEDPVGYRRMQNLRPDYTVDMPAAPVKDATAVLDDPSDADLEATRSRHGIEGGANFAAFARPDAENELKEEQVVDAEAVEGLQEEGLLSDE; this is encoded by the coding sequence ATGACCTCCACTCCTTCCAAATCCCGTAAGTCTTCCAAGTCTTCCAAGTCTTCTAAGGCCGCTAAGGCTGCCAAGGCTGCCGCAGCCGCAGCCTTGGCAGCCCGCGCTTTAGCCAAGACCCCCCCACCTTTTCGCAACCGTGTGGTGGATAAAAAGGGTTTGAAACAGCTGGTTGCCTGGGCCTACAAACACCACGGCACGGCGGCCACGTCCGCCATGGCTGATCAGCTCAAGGATCTTGGCTTTAAGTACGCCACCCAGGCTGCAGTGTCCATTTCGGTGGATGATCTGAAGGTCCCTGAGGCGAAGCAGGACCTTCTCGGAGAGGCGGAAGAGTTGATCACGGCTACTGAGGAGTCTTATCGCCTCGGTGTGATTACGGAGGTTGAGCGTCACACCAAGGTCATTGACACCTGGACCGAGACCAATGAACGCTTGGTGGATGCGGTCAAGAAGAACTTCAACCAGAACGATCCACTTAATTCTGTGTGGATGATGGCCAACTCCGGAGCCCGGGGAAATATGTCCCAGGTGCGCCAGCTGGTCGGCATGCGCGGCCTGATGGCTAACCCTCAGGGGGAGATCATTGACCTCCCGATCCGCACCAACTTTCGTGAAGGCCTGACCGTCACCGAATACGTCATCTCTTCCTACGGCGCCCGCAAGGGTCTGGTGGACACGGCACTGCGTACGGCTGACTCCGGTTACCTCACACGACGTCTTGTGGATGTCGCTCAGGACGTGATCGTGCGCGAGGACGACTGCGGAACCACACGTCTGATCGTTGTAAAGGCTGAGAACGGCAAGTTCGGCAATCGTCTGGTGGGTCGTCTAACCGCTGATCAGGTGGTGTCTGCAGAGGGAGAGGTGCTAGCCGAGCGCAACACTGAAATCGACCCCCCCCTCTCCCAGCGCATCCAGAAGGCCGGGGTTGAGGCGGTGAGCGTGCGCTCACCGCTGACCTGTGAGGCCAACCGCTCGGTCTGCCGCAAGTGCTATGGCTGGGCTCTGGCCCACAACGAACTGGTGGACCTCGGCGAGGCCGTCGGCATCATCGCTGCCCAGTCGATTGGTGAGCCAGGAACACAGCTCACCATGAGAACGTTCCACACCGGTGGTGTGTCAACAGCGGAATCCGGCGTGGTCCGCTCCAAGGTGGAGGGCAGCGTTGAGTTCGGCGCCAAAGCACGCGTGCGCCCTTACCGCACACCCCATGGAGTTGATGCCCAGCAAGCCGAGGCTGATTTCAAGCTCACTATCAATCCTTCCGGCAAGGGCAAGGCCCAGAAGATTGAGATCACCAGCGGTTCGCTGTTGTTTGTGGACAACGGTCAGGAGATCGCCGCGGATGTGACCGTCGCTCAGATCGCCGCCGGCGCCGTCAAGAAGAGTGTTGAGAAGGCCACCAAGGACGTGATCTGTGACCTGGCTGGACAGGTCAGCTATGACCCCACCATTCAGCCCAGGGAAGTGACTGACCGCCAGGGCAACATCACCCATAAGGCCCAACGTCTCGGAAGGATGTGGGTGCTTGCTGGGGATGTCTACAACCTTCCCCCTAATGCCCAGCCTGTGGTCACAGCTGGTGCTCAGGTCACTGAAGCCCAGGTGCTCGCGGAAGCCAGCCAAGCCAGTGAGTACGGCGGCGCCGTCCGCCTGCGTGAAGCCCTTGGTGATTCACGTGAGGTGCAGATTGTCACCACTTCGATGACGCTGCGCGACTTCAAACTGCAGGGTGAATCCACCCATGCTGGTGAGATCTGGAATCTGGAGGCCAAGGACGGCACCCGTTACCGCCTCAATACGATCCCAGGCAGCAAGATCGGCAGTGGCGAGGTTGTCGCTGAACTCAACGACGACCGCTTCCGCACCCAGACCGGTGGACTGGTTCGTTTCGCTCCCGGCCTGGCCATCAAGAAGGCCCGATCCGCCAAGAACGGTTACGAGGTCAATAAAGGTGGAACCTTGCTCTGGATTCCTCAGGAAACCCATGAGATCAACAAGGACATCTCCCTGTTGATGATCACTGACGGTCAGTGGATCGAAGCCGGTACTGAAGTGGTCAAGGACATCTTCAGCCAGACGGCTGGCATCGTCACCGTTACTCAGAAGAACGACATCCTGCGCGAGATCATCGTGCGTAGCGGCAGCTTCCATCTCTGCACTGAGAAAAAAGCTCTCGAGCGTTTCACTGGCGACGGTGTCATGGTCAATCCGGGTGAACCGATCGCCAAGGGCATCAGTACCGACTCCATGGTGTTTGTTCAAACCGTTGAAACACCTGAAGGCTCAGGTCTGCTGCTTCGCCCGGTTGAGGAATACACCATTCCGAATGAGGCACAGCTCCCTGATCTCGGACACGTCAAGCAACCAAATGGTCCTCACCTTGGCCTGAAGGCCACCCAGCGCCTGTCGTTCAAGGACAACGAGTTGGTCAAGTCTGTTGAGGGTGTCGAACTGCTGCGCACACAGCTGATGCTTGAGACATTCGACACGACCCCACAGATGACTGTGGATGTGGAACGCGTGCCTGACCGGCGCGCCAAGACGATCGAACGACTTCAACTGGTGATTCTGGAGAGCATCCTGGTCCGCCGTGACACGATTTCCGACTCCAGTCACGGTTCCACCCACACCGAACTCCAGATTGAGGATGGTCAGTCGATCAAGGCCGGTGACGTGGTGGCCACCACTCAGATTCTCTGCAAGCAGGAGGGTGTGGCTCAGATGCCTGAAGCCACTGACAGTGAGCCGGTGCGTCGCTTGATTGTGGAGCGTGCGGAAGACACCGTGACCATCGATACCCCCTCCAAGCCTGTCGTGACTGTCGGGCAGCGCATTGTTGACGGTGATCTTCTCGCTGAAAGCCAGCCGGCAGATTGCTGTGGCGAGGTGGAACGGGTGGACGCCAAGGCCGTCACACTTCGTCTTGGGCGTCCTTACATGATTTCGCCGGACTCCCTTCTGCATGTGCGCGACGGGGATCTGGTCCAGCGAGGCGACGGGCTTGCACTGCTGGTGTTTGAACGTCAGAAGACCGGTGACATCGTTCAGGGTCTGCCCAGAATCGAGGAGCTCCTGGAAGCTCGGCGACCCCGGGAATCAGCCATTCTCTGCAAAAAGCCCGGAACGGTCGAGATCAAGCAGGGTGAAGACGATGAAACCACTGTTGTGACAGTCATCGAGACTGATGATGCCATTGGCGAGTATCCGATCCTGCTGGGCCGCAATGTGATGGTCAACGATGGCCAGCAGGTCACGGCCGGTGAGCTGCTGACGGACGGTCCGATCAACCCCCATGAGCTCTTGGAGTGTTTCTTCGAGGATCTGCGCAGTCGCAAGCCTCTAATGGACGCGGCTCAGGAGGCGATCGCCAACCTTCAGCATCGCTTGGTGACTGAGGTTCAGAACGTCTACAAATCCCAGGGCGTGTCGATCGACGACAAACACATCGAGGTGATCGTGCGTCAGATGACCAGCAAAGTGCGAGTTGAGGATGCTGGCGACACCACCCTGCTGCCCGGCGAATTAATTGAGCTTCGTCAGGTGGAGGACACCAATCAGGCGATGTCGATTACTGGAGGCGCTCCCGCCGAATTCACTCCGGTTCTACTAGGGATCACCAAAGCCTCCCTCAACACCGACAGCTTCATCTCCGCCGCCTCGTTCCAGGAGACGACGCGGGTTCTGACCGAAGCGGCCATCGAGGGTAAGAGCGACTGGCTCCGCGGTCTCAAGGAAAACGTGATCATCGGGCGCCTGATCCCTGCAGGAACCGGTTTCAGTGGTTTCGAAGAGGAACTGCGTGCGGAAGCCGGCCCCCATCCCGACATCCTTGCCGAGGATCCTGTCGGTTACCGCCGCATGCAGAACCTTCGTCCTGATTACACCGTCGATATGCCAGCCGCTCCAGTGAAGGATGCCACTGCGGTTCTGGATGACCCCAGTGATGCAGATCTGGAGGCCACTCGCAGCCGCCATGGCATTGAGGGTGGCGCTAACTTCGCCGCCTTCGCCCGTCCTGATGCTGAAAATGAGCTGAAGGAAGAGCAGGTGGTCGATGCCGAGGCCGTGGAAGGATTGCAGGAGGAGGGACTTCTCAGCGATGAGTGA
- the rpsT gene encoding 30S ribosomal protein S20 produces the protein MANNKSSKKRVEIAERNRLENKAYKSAMRTLMKRCLSACDAYTATPGDEAKAGVQSSMNAAFSKIDKAVKRGVLHRNAGAHQKARLTVAVKKAIDPAPAAG, from the coding sequence GTGGCCAATAACAAGTCTTCAAAGAAGCGCGTCGAGATCGCTGAGCGCAATCGCCTCGAGAACAAGGCCTACAAATCAGCCATGCGCACTCTCATGAAGCGTTGCCTGAGTGCCTGTGACGCCTACACCGCTACACCAGGCGATGAGGCGAAAGCCGGTGTTCAATCCAGCATGAATGCTGCGTTCAGCAAGATCGACAAAGCTGTGAAGCGTGGTGTGTTGCATCGCAACGCCGGTGCCCACCAGAAAGCCCGACTGACAGTTGCTGTGAAAAAAGCGATTGATCCTGCTCCTGCAGCAGGCTGA
- the rpoB gene encoding DNA-directed RNA polymerase subunit beta, with the protein MSSSAIQVAKTATYLPDLVEVQRASFKWFLERGLIEELESFSPITDYTGKLELHFVGSEYRLKRPRHDVEEAKRRDATFASQMYVTCRLVNKETGEIKEQEVFIGELPLMTERGTFIINGAERVIVNQIVRSPGVYFKDEMDKNGRRTYNASVIPNRGAWLKFETDKNDLLHVRVDKTRKINAHVLMRAMGLSDNDVIDKLRHPEYYKKSIEAANDEGISSEDQALLELYKKLRPGEPPSVSGGQQLLQTRFFDPKRYDLGRVGRYKINKKLRLTIPDSVRTLTHEDVLSTLDYLINLELDVGGASLDDIDHLGNRRVRSVGELLQNQVRVGLNRLERIIKERMTVGETDSLTPAQLVNPKPLVAAIKEFFGSSQLSQFMDQTNPLAELTHKRRISALGPGGLTRERAGFAVRDIHPSHYGRLCPIETPEGPNAGLINSLATHARVNEYGFIETPFWKVENGRVLKQGDPIYLSADLEDECRVAPGDVATDSDGTILADLIPVRYRQDFEKVPPEQVDYVQLSPVQVISVATSLIPFLEHDDANRALMGSNMQRQAVPLLRPERPLVGTGLETQVARDSGMVPISRVNGTVTFVDATAIVVQDEEGLEHTHFLQKYQRSNQDTCLNQRPIVRQGDPVIVGQVLADGSACEGGEIALGQNVLIAYMPWEGYNYEDAILVSERLVNDDLYTSVHIEKYEIEARQTKLGPEEITREIPNVAEESLGNLDEMGIIRIGAFVESGDILVGKVTPKGESDQPPEEKLLRAIFGEKARDVRDNSLRVPSTERGRVVDVRIYTREQGDELPPGANMVVRVYVAQRRKIQVGDKMAGRHGNKGIISRILPREDMPYLPDGTPVDIVLNPLGVPSRMNVGQVFELLMGWAASNLDCRVKVVPFDEMYGAEKSQQTVEAFLTTAAKQPGKEWIYNPDDPGKLQLIDGRTGEPFDQPVAVGYSHFLKLVHLVDDKIHARSTGPYSLVTQQPLGGKAQQGGQRLGEMEVWALEAYGAAYTLQELLTVKSDDMQGRNEALNAIVKGKPIPRPGTPESFKVLMRELQSLGLDIAVFTDEGKEVDLMQDVNPRRSTPSRPTYESLGVADYDED; encoded by the coding sequence ATGAGCAGCAGCGCGATTCAGGTCGCCAAGACCGCCACCTATCTGCCCGATCTGGTGGAGGTTCAGCGTGCCAGTTTCAAGTGGTTTCTTGAGAGAGGTCTGATCGAGGAGCTCGAAAGCTTCTCGCCGATTACCGATTACACCGGCAAGCTCGAACTCCATTTCGTCGGTAGTGAGTACCGCCTGAAGCGTCCTCGCCATGATGTGGAAGAGGCCAAGCGTCGTGATGCGACGTTTGCCTCACAGATGTATGTGACCTGCCGGCTGGTCAACAAGGAGACCGGTGAGATCAAGGAACAGGAGGTGTTCATCGGCGAGCTGCCCTTGATGACGGAGCGGGGGACGTTCATCATCAACGGCGCAGAGCGCGTGATCGTCAATCAGATCGTGCGCAGCCCTGGTGTCTATTTCAAAGATGAAATGGACAAAAACGGCCGTCGTACGTACAACGCCAGCGTCATTCCCAACCGCGGCGCTTGGCTGAAGTTCGAGACCGACAAGAACGATCTGCTGCATGTCCGGGTTGACAAGACTCGCAAGATCAACGCCCACGTGCTGATGCGCGCCATGGGCCTGTCGGACAACGATGTGATCGACAAGCTCCGGCATCCTGAGTACTACAAGAAGTCGATTGAAGCCGCCAACGACGAGGGCATCAGCTCCGAGGATCAGGCTTTGCTTGAGCTTTACAAGAAGTTGCGTCCTGGTGAGCCGCCATCAGTCAGTGGTGGTCAACAGCTGCTTCAGACCCGTTTCTTTGATCCCAAGCGCTACGACCTTGGTCGGGTGGGCCGTTACAAGATCAACAAGAAACTGCGTCTCACCATTCCTGACTCCGTGCGCACCCTCACCCATGAGGATGTGCTTTCAACCCTTGATTATCTGATCAATCTTGAGCTTGATGTCGGTGGTGCCAGCCTTGATGACATTGATCATCTGGGTAATCGCCGGGTCCGTTCGGTGGGTGAGCTGCTTCAGAACCAGGTACGTGTGGGTCTCAACCGCCTTGAGCGAATCATTAAGGAACGCATGACCGTCGGTGAGACCGACTCTCTCACTCCTGCCCAGCTGGTCAATCCCAAGCCGCTTGTCGCTGCCATTAAGGAGTTCTTCGGCTCCAGTCAGCTCAGTCAGTTCATGGATCAGACGAATCCATTGGCTGAACTTACGCACAAGCGTCGCATTTCAGCGTTAGGCCCAGGTGGTCTGACACGTGAGCGTGCTGGCTTCGCTGTTCGTGATATTCATCCTTCCCACTACGGCCGTCTTTGCCCAATTGAAACGCCCGAGGGTCCCAATGCTGGCCTGATCAATTCACTCGCCACCCACGCCAGGGTGAACGAATACGGCTTCATTGAAACCCCGTTCTGGAAAGTCGAGAACGGTCGGGTGCTCAAGCAGGGTGATCCGATTTATCTGTCAGCAGACCTCGAGGACGAATGCCGTGTTGCTCCTGGAGATGTGGCGACCGACAGCGATGGAACGATCCTCGCGGATCTGATTCCTGTCCGATACCGGCAGGATTTCGAAAAGGTTCCTCCCGAGCAGGTCGACTACGTTCAGCTCTCACCTGTGCAGGTGATCTCCGTTGCCACCTCACTGATCCCCTTCCTGGAGCACGACGACGCCAACCGCGCTCTGATGGGCTCCAACATGCAGCGTCAGGCCGTTCCGCTGTTGCGTCCGGAGCGACCCCTTGTGGGAACAGGTCTGGAAACCCAGGTCGCTCGCGACTCGGGCATGGTCCCTATCTCCCGTGTGAACGGCACCGTGACCTTCGTCGATGCAACTGCGATTGTGGTTCAGGACGAGGAAGGTCTCGAACACACCCACTTCCTTCAAAAATATCAACGTTCCAATCAGGACACCTGTCTGAACCAGCGTCCGATTGTTCGCCAGGGAGACCCGGTGATCGTGGGCCAGGTGCTTGCCGATGGATCTGCCTGTGAAGGCGGTGAGATCGCTCTCGGTCAGAACGTGCTGATCGCTTACATGCCTTGGGAGGGGTACAACTACGAGGACGCCATCCTTGTCAGTGAGCGTCTTGTCAATGACGACCTCTACACCTCGGTGCATATCGAGAAGTATGAAATCGAGGCCCGTCAGACCAAGCTGGGTCCAGAAGAGATCACCCGGGAGATTCCCAACGTTGCAGAGGAAAGCCTCGGCAACCTTGATGAGATGGGCATCATCCGCATCGGTGCATTCGTTGAAAGTGGCGACATTCTTGTCGGCAAGGTCACACCGAAGGGTGAATCCGATCAGCCTCCTGAGGAGAAACTGCTTCGTGCGATCTTCGGTGAAAAAGCCCGTGATGTTCGCGACAACTCACTAAGGGTGCCGAGCACCGAACGTGGGCGTGTCGTGGATGTGCGCATCTACACCCGGGAACAGGGTGATGAGCTGCCTCCTGGTGCAAACATGGTGGTGCGTGTGTACGTAGCCCAACGCCGCAAGATCCAGGTTGGCGACAAGATGGCCGGCCGCCACGGCAATAAGGGAATCATTAGCCGCATCCTCCCCCGTGAGGACATGCCATACCTCCCCGATGGCACTCCTGTAGACATCGTGCTGAATCCTCTGGGCGTTCCGAGCCGCATGAATGTCGGACAGGTGTTTGAGCTGCTCATGGGTTGGGCCGCTTCCAACCTCGACTGCCGTGTGAAGGTTGTGCCCTTCGACGAGATGTATGGCGCTGAGAAGTCTCAACAAACTGTGGAGGCCTTCCTGACCACCGCAGCCAAACAGCCTGGTAAGGAGTGGATTTACAACCCGGATGACCCCGGCAAGCTTCAGCTGATCGATGGACGTACCGGTGAGCCATTTGATCAACCTGTGGCCGTGGGTTACTCCCACTTCCTCAAGCTGGTTCACCTGGTGGATGACAAGATCCATGCCCGCTCAACCGGTCCCTACTCACTTGTGACTCAGCAACCTCTGGGGGGCAAGGCCCAGCAGGGTGGTCAGCGTCTTGGAGAAATGGAGGTGTGGGCTCTTGAGGCCTACGGCGCTGCCTACACCCTCCAGGAGCTGCTCACCGTCAAGTCCGACGATATGCAAGGACGCAATGAGGCTCTCAACGCCATCGTTAAAGGCAAGCCGATCCCGCGCCCGGGAACTCCGGAATCCTTCAAGGTACTCATGCGCGAACTTCAGTCGCTAGGCCTGGACATTGCCGTTTTCACGGATGAAGGCAAGGAAGTGGACCTGATGCAGGACGTTAACCCGCGTCGCAGCACCCCCAGCAGACCTACTTATGAATCACTGGGCGTCGCTGATTACGACGAGGACTGA